In the Pleuronectes platessa chromosome 8, fPlePla1.1, whole genome shotgun sequence genome, one interval contains:
- the LOC128446495 gene encoding long-chain-fatty-acid--CoA ligase 1 isoform X2, with product MLSKEIFQRLRLPDLEDVRQYVRSVPAPVLVSVGAVAAATAYYLATRPKALPSVCDLHMQSVEVPGGDFARRSTLLNGAAHLSHVYDDGRTMYEFFLRGARVSNNGACLGSRKPKQPYEWISYGEVKERAENLGSAFLHKGHSKTTDPHIGIFSQNRPEWTITELACYTYTLVSVPLYDTLGREAIAYIMDKASIYTIVCDVVEKVNLVLDCAKNRKHTVKTIVLMEKPSPELVSRGRQAGIHILSLQEMEAIGKANHHQPVPPQPDDMAVICFTSGTTGDPKGAMLTHRNIVSNCSSFIKLTESYCQTTSEDVMLSYLPLAHMFERVVEGVMLVHGARIGFFQGDIRRLTDDLNTLKPTVFPAVPRVLNRMYDKIFGKANTTLERWLLGFAYRRKEAELKQGIVRRDSIWDRLIFRKVQDSLGGRVRLMFTGAAPISPVVLTFLRAAIGCQFYEGYGQTECTAGCTMNIPGDWSAGHVGAPLPCNSIKLLDVPEMNYLAVNGEGEVCVKGTNVFKGYLRDPVKTAETIDADGWVHTGDVGKWLPNGTLKIVDRKKHIFKLAQGEYIAPEKIETIYLRSDAVAQVFVHGDSLQACLVAVVVPDHDFLSGWTKKTLGLEGNYQDLCGRADVKAAILEDMVRLGKEGGLKSFEQVRATYIHTELFSIENGLLTPTMKAKRNELRKHFRPQIEELYAGITM from the exons ATGCTGAGCAAGGAGATCTTCCAGAGGCTGAGGTTGCCAGATCTGGAGGATGTTCGACAGTACGTCAGGAGCGTCCCTGCCCCCGTGCTTGTTAGTGTGGGGGCAGTTGCTGCTGCGACCGCATACTACCTGGCAACACGCCCCAAGGCACTCCCATCCGTCTGTGACCTGCACATGCAGTCAGTTGAGGTTCCG GGCGGAGATTTTGCACGCAGATCAACTCTTCTGAACGGAGCTGCTCACTTGTCTCATGTGTACGATGACGGCAGGACAATGTACGAGTTCTTCCTCAGAGGAGCCCGAGTCTCCA ATAATGGTGCCTGTCTGGGCTCCAGGAAACCAAAACAGCCTTATGAATGGATCTCATATGGAGAG gtCAAGGAGCGAGCAGAGAATCTGGGTTCCGCATTTCTTCACAAAGGACACTCCAAGACCACCGACCCCCACATCGGCATCTTCTCTCAGAACAGACCCGAG TGGACCATCACTGAGCTGGCCTGTTACACATATACACTGGTGTCAGTCCCTCTGTACGACACCCTGGGAAGAGAGGCCATTGCCTACATTATGGACAAAG CGTCCATCTACACGATTGTGTGTGATGTGGTAGAAAAAGTCAACCTGGTACTTGACTGTGCcaagaacaggaaacacactgtgaAAACCATCGTTCTAATGGAGAAACCAAGTCCCGAGCTGGTCAGCAGGGGGCGACAGGCTGGAATCCACATCCTCAGTCTGCAAGAGATGGAG GCTATTGGGAAAGCAAACCATCACCAACCAGTG CCTCCGCAGCCTGACGACATGGCAGTCATCTGCTTTACCAGCGGAacaacag GAGATCCAAAGGGAGCTATGTTGACACACAGGAATATTGTGTCCAACTGCTCATCCTTCATCAAATTGACAGAG TCATACTGTCAGACCACCTCAGAGGATGTGATGCTGTCTTATCTGCCTCTTGCCCACATGTTTGAGAGGGTGGTGGAG GGAGTGATGTTAGTCCATGGAGCCAGGATCGGCTTTTTCCAGGGAGACATTCGTCGGCTGACAGACGACCTGAACACACTGAAACCGACTGTGTTTCCTGCGGTGCCCCGAGTCCTCAACAGAATGTATGATAAG ATCTTTGGCAAGGCTAACACCACTTTGGAGCGCTGGCTGCTGGGGTTTGCCTACAGGAGAAAGGAGGCAGAGCTGAAGCAAGGCATCGTGAGGAGAGACAGTATCTGGGATCGATTAATCTTCAGGAAGGTCCAG GACAGCCTCGGTGGTCGTGTTCGTCTCATGTTCACAGGAGCCGCTCCCATCTCTCCTGTTGTTCTCACTTTCCTCAGAGCTGCAATAGGCTGTcag TTCTATGAAGGCTATGGACAAACCGAGTGCACTGCTGGCTGCACAATGAACATCCCAGGAGACTGGAGCGCAG GTCATGTTGGAGCTCCTCTGCCCTGTAACTCAATCAAACTGTTGGATGTGCCCGAGATGAACTATCTGGCTGTAAACGGAGAGGGAGAG GTGTGTGTGAAGGGTACCAACGTGTTCAAGGGCTATCTGAGGGACCCAGTAAAGACAGCAGAGACTATTGATGCAGATGGATGGGTTCACACAGGAGACGTTGGAAAATGGCTTCCA AATGGTACACTGAAGATTGTGGACAGGAAGAAGCACATCTTTAAATTGGCACAGGGGGAGTACATTGCTCCTGAAAAGATCGAGACTATCTACCTGAGGAGTGATGCAGTGGCACAGGTCTTTGTGCATGGAGACAGCCTGCAG GCATGTCTGGTAGCAGTGGTGGTCCCCGACCATGACTTCCTATCTGGCTGGACCAAGAAGACACTGGGCCTGGAGGGCAACTACCAGGATCTATGTGGCAGAGCG gatgtgaaagcagcCATCTTGGAGGACATGGTGCGACTGGGAAAGGAGGGAGGCCTCAAGTCCTTTGAGCAG gtGAGGGCCACCTACATCCACACCGAGCTGTTCTCAATCGAGAACGGCCTTCTCACTCCCACGATGAAGGCCAAGAGGAACGAACTGCGGAAACACTTCCGACCCCAGATAGAAGAGCTGTACGCTGGGATCACAATGTAG
- the LOC128446495 gene encoding long-chain-fatty-acid--CoA ligase 1 isoform X1 — protein MLSKEIFQRLRLPDLEDVRQYVRSVPAPVLVSVGAVAAATAYYLATRPKALPSVCDLHMQSVEVPGGDFARRSTLLNGAAHLSHVYDDGRTMYEFFLRGARVSNNGACLGSRKPKQPYEWISYGEVKERAENLGSAFLHKGHSKTTDPHIGIFSQNRPEWTITELACYTYTLVSVPLYDTLGREAIAYIMDKASIYTIVCDVVEKVNLVLDCAKNRKHTVKTIVLMEKPSPELVSRGRQAGIHILSLQEMEAIGKANHHQPVPPQPDDMAVICFTSGTTGDPKGAMLTHRNIVSNCSSFIKLTESWYPFSSSDVHISFLPLAHMFERVAQGVMLVHGARIGFFQGDIRRLTDDLNTLKPTVFPAVPRVLNRMYDKIFGKANTTLERWLLGFAYRRKEAELKQGIVRRDSIWDRLIFRKVQDSLGGRVRLMFTGAAPISPVVLTFLRAAIGCQFYEGYGQTECTAGCTMNIPGDWSAGHVGAPLPCNSIKLLDVPEMNYLAVNGEGEVCVKGTNVFKGYLRDPVKTAETIDADGWVHTGDVGKWLPNGTLKIVDRKKHIFKLAQGEYIAPEKIETIYLRSDAVAQVFVHGDSLQACLVAVVVPDHDFLSGWTKKTLGLEGNYQDLCGRADVKAAILEDMVRLGKEGGLKSFEQVRATYIHTELFSIENGLLTPTMKAKRNELRKHFRPQIEELYAGITM, from the exons ATGCTGAGCAAGGAGATCTTCCAGAGGCTGAGGTTGCCAGATCTGGAGGATGTTCGACAGTACGTCAGGAGCGTCCCTGCCCCCGTGCTTGTTAGTGTGGGGGCAGTTGCTGCTGCGACCGCATACTACCTGGCAACACGCCCCAAGGCACTCCCATCCGTCTGTGACCTGCACATGCAGTCAGTTGAGGTTCCG GGCGGAGATTTTGCACGCAGATCAACTCTTCTGAACGGAGCTGCTCACTTGTCTCATGTGTACGATGACGGCAGGACAATGTACGAGTTCTTCCTCAGAGGAGCCCGAGTCTCCA ATAATGGTGCCTGTCTGGGCTCCAGGAAACCAAAACAGCCTTATGAATGGATCTCATATGGAGAG gtCAAGGAGCGAGCAGAGAATCTGGGTTCCGCATTTCTTCACAAAGGACACTCCAAGACCACCGACCCCCACATCGGCATCTTCTCTCAGAACAGACCCGAG TGGACCATCACTGAGCTGGCCTGTTACACATATACACTGGTGTCAGTCCCTCTGTACGACACCCTGGGAAGAGAGGCCATTGCCTACATTATGGACAAAG CGTCCATCTACACGATTGTGTGTGATGTGGTAGAAAAAGTCAACCTGGTACTTGACTGTGCcaagaacaggaaacacactgtgaAAACCATCGTTCTAATGGAGAAACCAAGTCCCGAGCTGGTCAGCAGGGGGCGACAGGCTGGAATCCACATCCTCAGTCTGCAAGAGATGGAG GCTATTGGGAAAGCAAACCATCACCAACCAGTG CCTCCGCAGCCTGACGACATGGCAGTCATCTGCTTTACCAGCGGAacaacag GAGATCCAAAGGGAGCTATGTTGACACACAGGAATATTGTGTCCAACTGCTCATCCTTCATCAAATTGACAGAG AGTTGGTATCCTTTTAGTTCCAGTGATGTCCACATATCCTTCCTGCCGTTGGCTCATATGTTTGAGAGAGTAGCACAG GGAGTGATGTTAGTCCATGGAGCCAGGATCGGCTTTTTCCAGGGAGACATTCGTCGGCTGACAGACGACCTGAACACACTGAAACCGACTGTGTTTCCTGCGGTGCCCCGAGTCCTCAACAGAATGTATGATAAG ATCTTTGGCAAGGCTAACACCACTTTGGAGCGCTGGCTGCTGGGGTTTGCCTACAGGAGAAAGGAGGCAGAGCTGAAGCAAGGCATCGTGAGGAGAGACAGTATCTGGGATCGATTAATCTTCAGGAAGGTCCAG GACAGCCTCGGTGGTCGTGTTCGTCTCATGTTCACAGGAGCCGCTCCCATCTCTCCTGTTGTTCTCACTTTCCTCAGAGCTGCAATAGGCTGTcag TTCTATGAAGGCTATGGACAAACCGAGTGCACTGCTGGCTGCACAATGAACATCCCAGGAGACTGGAGCGCAG GTCATGTTGGAGCTCCTCTGCCCTGTAACTCAATCAAACTGTTGGATGTGCCCGAGATGAACTATCTGGCTGTAAACGGAGAGGGAGAG GTGTGTGTGAAGGGTACCAACGTGTTCAAGGGCTATCTGAGGGACCCAGTAAAGACAGCAGAGACTATTGATGCAGATGGATGGGTTCACACAGGAGACGTTGGAAAATGGCTTCCA AATGGTACACTGAAGATTGTGGACAGGAAGAAGCACATCTTTAAATTGGCACAGGGGGAGTACATTGCTCCTGAAAAGATCGAGACTATCTACCTGAGGAGTGATGCAGTGGCACAGGTCTTTGTGCATGGAGACAGCCTGCAG GCATGTCTGGTAGCAGTGGTGGTCCCCGACCATGACTTCCTATCTGGCTGGACCAAGAAGACACTGGGCCTGGAGGGCAACTACCAGGATCTATGTGGCAGAGCG gatgtgaaagcagcCATCTTGGAGGACATGGTGCGACTGGGAAAGGAGGGAGGCCTCAAGTCCTTTGAGCAG gtGAGGGCCACCTACATCCACACCGAGCTGTTCTCAATCGAGAACGGCCTTCTCACTCCCACGATGAAGGCCAAGAGGAACGAACTGCGGAAACACTTCCGACCCCAGATAGAAGAGCTGTACGCTGGGATCACAATGTAG
- the st3gal5 gene encoding lactosylceramide alpha-2,3-sialyltransferase isoform X2, with product MRLPLRWAAHRCVFVVCVVLGLLGLVMVSLPLNGKRANKPLNWHVSSVHKRLVHEHVHKVLEAQCQPGHTRKNLLTRLPASGHATQPYLWKDVPLPDQLFLYPPPFGLKGVGSKVEDLLKLLENSHSAQPSDKCRHCLVVGNGGILRGLELGRLIDRFDTIIRLNSGPLGEFSVDVGNRTSIRMSYPESTPLRWVDTDPHTLFVAVVYKSVDISWLSAMINKHAVSLWNRLFFWQKVPNQIPLELRRFRLLNPHVIGETAIDLLKYPPPRPRLWGWDQNVPTLGVSALNLASLLCDEVSLAGFGYNLSQQAAPLHYYDHLPMSAMLHQKMHNVDRETEFLQSLVREGTITDLTGGIHCSFCSS from the exons ATGAGGCTTCCTCTACGCTGGGCAGCACACAG atgtgtgtttgtcgtgtgtGTGGTTTTAGGTTTGCTGGGCTTGGTGATGGTCTCTCTCCCGCTAAATGGAAAACGGGCCAACAAACCTCTGAACTGGCACGTGAGCAGTGTACATAAAAGG CTGGTGCATGAGCATGTGCACAAAGTTCTGGAGGCGCAGTGTCAGCCCGGCCACACTCGGAAGAACTTGTTAACTCGACTCCCTGCTTCCGGCCACGCGACTCAGCCCTACTTGTGGAAGGACGTGCCCCTCCCTGATCAGCTTTTCCTGTATCCACCTCCGTTTGGGTTAAAAGGGGTTGGCAGCAAAGTAGAGGATCTTCTGAAGCTG CTGGAAAACTCTCACTCTGCACAGCCATCAGATAAATGTCGGCACTGTTTGGTCGTGGGGAACGGAGGCATACTCAGAGGCCTGGAGCTCGGCCGCCTGATAGACAGATTTGACACCATCATCAG GTTAAACAGTGGTCCTCTGGGAGAGTTCAGTGTCGATGTTGGAAATCGAACCAGCATCAGAATGAGTTACCCAGAAAGCACGCCGCTCCGCTGGGTGGATACAGACCCTCACACTCTGTTTGTTGCTGTGGTGTATAAAAGTGTGGACATCAGCTGGTTGTCTGCAATGATCAACAAGCACGCTGTG TCTCTGTGGAACAGATTATTCTTCTGGCAGAAGGTTCCAAATCAAATCCCTCTTGAGCTGCGGAGGTTCAGACTTTTAAATCCACATGTCATCGGAGAGACGGCAATAGACCTGCTGAAGTACCCTCCACCCAGACCACGCCTGTGGGGCTGGGACCAG AATGTGCCGACCCTGGGTGTCTCTGCGCTGAACTTAGCCAGTCTGTTGTGCGATGAGGTTAGCCTGGCCGGCTTTGGCTACAATCTCTCCCAGCAGGCGGCGCCACTGCACTACTACGACCACCTGCCCATGAGTGCCATGCTGCACCAGAAGATGCACAAcgtggacagagagacagagttcCTACAGAGCCTTGTGAGAGAGGGAACCATCACTGACCTGACAGGCGGAATTCACTGCTCCTTCTGCTCGAGCTAA
- the st3gal5 gene encoding lactosylceramide alpha-2,3-sialyltransferase isoform X1: MTRPLIARGPPAAAKIHEDFPESSVNANNMRLPLRWAAHRCVFVVCVVLGLLGLVMVSLPLNGKRANKPLNWHVSSVHKRLVHEHVHKVLEAQCQPGHTRKNLLTRLPASGHATQPYLWKDVPLPDQLFLYPPPFGLKGVGSKVEDLLKLLENSHSAQPSDKCRHCLVVGNGGILRGLELGRLIDRFDTIIRLNSGPLGEFSVDVGNRTSIRMSYPESTPLRWVDTDPHTLFVAVVYKSVDISWLSAMINKHAVSLWNRLFFWQKVPNQIPLELRRFRLLNPHVIGETAIDLLKYPPPRPRLWGWDQNVPTLGVSALNLASLLCDEVSLAGFGYNLSQQAAPLHYYDHLPMSAMLHQKMHNVDRETEFLQSLVREGTITDLTGGIHCSFCSS; this comes from the exons AT GACAAGACCCCTGATAGCCAGAGGGCCTCCGGCTGCAGCAAAGATACATGAAGACTTCCCAGAATCCAGTGTGAATGCGAACAATATGAGGCTTCCTCTACGCTGGGCAGCACACAG atgtgtgtttgtcgtgtgtGTGGTTTTAGGTTTGCTGGGCTTGGTGATGGTCTCTCTCCCGCTAAATGGAAAACGGGCCAACAAACCTCTGAACTGGCACGTGAGCAGTGTACATAAAAGG CTGGTGCATGAGCATGTGCACAAAGTTCTGGAGGCGCAGTGTCAGCCCGGCCACACTCGGAAGAACTTGTTAACTCGACTCCCTGCTTCCGGCCACGCGACTCAGCCCTACTTGTGGAAGGACGTGCCCCTCCCTGATCAGCTTTTCCTGTATCCACCTCCGTTTGGGTTAAAAGGGGTTGGCAGCAAAGTAGAGGATCTTCTGAAGCTG CTGGAAAACTCTCACTCTGCACAGCCATCAGATAAATGTCGGCACTGTTTGGTCGTGGGGAACGGAGGCATACTCAGAGGCCTGGAGCTCGGCCGCCTGATAGACAGATTTGACACCATCATCAG GTTAAACAGTGGTCCTCTGGGAGAGTTCAGTGTCGATGTTGGAAATCGAACCAGCATCAGAATGAGTTACCCAGAAAGCACGCCGCTCCGCTGGGTGGATACAGACCCTCACACTCTGTTTGTTGCTGTGGTGTATAAAAGTGTGGACATCAGCTGGTTGTCTGCAATGATCAACAAGCACGCTGTG TCTCTGTGGAACAGATTATTCTTCTGGCAGAAGGTTCCAAATCAAATCCCTCTTGAGCTGCGGAGGTTCAGACTTTTAAATCCACATGTCATCGGAGAGACGGCAATAGACCTGCTGAAGTACCCTCCACCCAGACCACGCCTGTGGGGCTGGGACCAG AATGTGCCGACCCTGGGTGTCTCTGCGCTGAACTTAGCCAGTCTGTTGTGCGATGAGGTTAGCCTGGCCGGCTTTGGCTACAATCTCTCCCAGCAGGCGGCGCCACTGCACTACTACGACCACCTGCCCATGAGTGCCATGCTGCACCAGAAGATGCACAAcgtggacagagagacagagttcCTACAGAGCCTTGTGAGAGAGGGAACCATCACTGACCTGACAGGCGGAATTCACTGCTCCTTCTGCTCGAGCTAA